One window of the Triticum dicoccoides isolate Atlit2015 ecotype Zavitan chromosome 3B, WEW_v2.0, whole genome shotgun sequence genome contains the following:
- the LOC119277257 gene encoding uncharacterized protein LOC119277257 isoform X2, protein MGASRLKLLLLPLLVAALLFAASRGTLPQLLLKGPLFLPGDLLPLLPWPVARPLLRRLALRGPADLLPAFVGAARVPGGDGARAAEWKGACFYENRAWMEFRDANGTDGGLGGGTVHLETTKAHSWTCMDLYVFATPYRVTWDYYFLGREHTLEIKEWESKAEYDYVKHNGVSIFLMPSGTIGTLRALWDVFPLFTNTGWGENANLAFLKKHMGATFEERPKPWVSELNPDDIQSGDFLVLSKIRGRWGGFETLEKWVTGAYAGHTAVCLRDSEGKLWVGESGHENEEGEDIIAVLPWEEWWEFETTKDDSNPQIALLPLRQDLRAKFNETAAWIYAKKMNGKPYGYHNMIFSWIDTISNNYPPPLDAHVVASVMTVWNKLQPDYAASMWTEALNKRLGTKGLDLPEIIVESEKRGMTFDKLLTIPEKDNWVYTDGQSASCVAYVLMMYKEAGLFEPISSSIEVTEFTIKDAYILNFFEANMTRLPSWCNKDDTVKLPFCQIKGRYRMELPGYNAMEPYAHMNERCASLPPDYLRDENC, encoded by the exons ATGGGAGCCTCCAGGCTcaagctcctcctcctccccctcctcgtcgCCGCCCTGCTGTTCGCCGCCTCGCGCGGCACGCTCCCGCAGCTCCTGCTGAAGGGGCCGCTCTTCCTCCCCGGCGATCTCCTCCCGCTCCTGCCGTGGCCGGTGGCCCGGCCGCTGCTCCGCCGCCTCGCGCTGCGGGGCCCCGCCGACCTCCTGCCGGCCTTCGTCGGCGCCGCGCGCGTGCCGGGGGGCGACGGCGCCCGCGCCGCCGAATGGAAGGGGGCATGCTTCTACGAGAACCGGGCGTGGATGGAGTTCCGCGACGCCAACGGGACCGACGGGGGCCTCGGGGGCGGCACGGTCCATCTCGAG ACAACGAAAGCACATAGCTGGACTTGTATGGATCTTTATGTGTTTGCTACTCCGTACCGTGTTACATGGGATTACTACTTTCTAGGCCGTGAGCATACCCTTGAAATCAAAGAATGGGAAAGCAAGGCCGAATATGACTAC GTGAAACATAATGGAGTGTCCATCTTCCTCATGCCGTCAGGAACAATCGGGACACTCAGAGCACTCTGGGATGTTTTCCCTCTTTTCACAAATACTGGATGGGGTGAGAATGCAAACCTTGCATTTCTCAAAAAGCATATGGGTGCGACCTTTGAGGAACGACCAAAACCGTGGGTTTCAGAATTAAATCCTGATGACATCCAATCTGGAGATTTTTTGGTTTTATCAAAAATCCGTGGACGCTGGGGTGGTTTTGAAACCCTTGAGAAGTGGGTTACCGGAGCTTATGCAGGCCATACTGCAGTTTGCCTGAGGGACTCTGAAGGAAAGCTGTGGGTTGGAGAATCTggtcatgaaaatgaggag GGAGAAGATATTATTGCTGTCTTGCCATGGGAAGAATGGTGGGAGTTTGAAACGACAAAGGATGATTCGAATCctcagattgcattgcttccattaCGTCAAGATTTACGAGCAAAATTTAATGAGACAGCAGCTTGGATTTATGCGAAGAAAATGAATGGGAAGCCTTATGGGTATCATAATATGATTTTCAGTTGGATCGATACTATAAGTAACAACTATCCACCACCATTGGATGCTCACGTG GTTGCATCTGTTATGACTGTGTGGAACAAGCTTCAACCAGACTACGCGGCTAGCATGTGGACAGAAGCCCTTAACAAGCGGCTGGGAACGAAG GGTCTTGATCTACCTGAAATCATAGTGGAATCAGAGAAACGTGGGATGACATTTGACAAATTGCTGACAATTCCTGAGAAAGATAATTGGGTCTACACTGATGGCCAATCAGCATCTTGTGTGGCCTACGTCCTCATGATGTACAAGGAGGCTGGACTCTTTGAACCAATTTCCAGCTCTATAGAAGTCACGGAGTTCACG ATAAAAGATGCTTACATCCTGAACTTCTTTGAAGCCAACATGACACGGCTTCCGTCGTGGTGCAACAAAGACGACACTGTGAAGCTCCCGTTTTGCCAAATCAAGGGCAGATATCGAATGGAACTGCCAGGATACAACGCCATGGAACCATACGCTCACATGAATGAAAGGTGTGCATCGCTGCCCCCGGACTACCTGAGGGATGAGAACTGCTGA
- the LOC119277257 gene encoding uncharacterized protein LOC119277257 isoform X1 has product MAVSKLAAVSLLLLSASLAAVLLLRPSGADDGGAPWGAGSGGILTALPFSPADVLPLLPRRVAMAALRALRGASDIFPVFVGAATAGPAQAGTAPVGWKGACFYENEAWLSFHNDSGSKYGGGTVHLKTTKAHSWTCMDLYVFATPYRVTWDYYFLGREHTLEIKEWESKAEYDYVKHNGVSIFLMPSGTIGTLRALWDVFPLFTNTGWGENANLAFLKKHMGATFEERPKPWVSELNPDDIQSGDFLVLSKIRGRWGGFETLEKWVTGAYAGHTAVCLRDSEGKLWVGESGHENEEGEDIIAVLPWEEWWEFETTKDDSNPQIALLPLRQDLRAKFNETAAWIYAKKMNGKPYGYHNMIFSWIDTISNNYPPPLDAHVVASVMTVWNKLQPDYAASMWTEALNKRLGTKGLDLPEIIVESEKRGMTFDKLLTIPEKDNWVYTDGQSASCVAYVLMMYKEAGLFEPISSSIEVTEFTIKDAYILNFFEANMTRLPSWCNKDDTVKLPFCQIKGRYRMELPGYNAMEPYAHMNERCASLPPDYLRDENC; this is encoded by the exons ATGGCAGTCTCCAAGCTCGCCGCCGTGTCTCTACTGCTGCTTTCGGCCTCGCTCGCGGCCGTGCTGCTCCTCCGCCCCTCCGGCGCAGACGACGGCGGCGCCCCGTGGGGCGCGGGCAGCGGCGGCATCCTCACCGCCCTGCCGTTCAGCCCCGCGGACGTCCTGCCCCTCCTGCCGAGGCGCGTCGCGATGGCGGCCCTCCGTGCGCTCCGCGGCGCGTCGGACATCTTCCCGGTGTTCGTGGGCGCGGCGACGGCCGGGCCGGCGCAGGCGGGCACCGCGCCGGTGGGCTGGAAAGGAGCCTGCTTCTACGAGAACGAGGCCTGGCTGTCCTTCCACAACGACTCCGGCTCCAAGTACGGCGGCGGCACGGTCCACCTCAAG ACAACGAAAGCACATAGCTGGACTTGTATGGATCTTTATGTGTTTGCTACTCCGTACCGTGTTACATGGGATTACTACTTTCTAGGCCGTGAGCATACCCTTGAAATCAAAGAATGGGAAAGCAAGGCCGAATATGACTAC GTGAAACATAATGGAGTGTCCATCTTCCTCATGCCGTCAGGAACAATCGGGACACTCAGAGCACTCTGGGATGTTTTCCCTCTTTTCACAAATACTGGATGGGGTGAGAATGCAAACCTTGCATTTCTCAAAAAGCATATGGGTGCGACCTTTGAGGAACGACCAAAACCGTGGGTTTCAGAATTAAATCCTGATGACATCCAATCTGGAGATTTTTTGGTTTTATCAAAAATCCGTGGACGCTGGGGTGGTTTTGAAACCCTTGAGAAGTGGGTTACCGGAGCTTATGCAGGCCATACTGCAGTTTGCCTGAGGGACTCTGAAGGAAAGCTGTGGGTTGGAGAATCTggtcatgaaaatgaggag GGAGAAGATATTATTGCTGTCTTGCCATGGGAAGAATGGTGGGAGTTTGAAACGACAAAGGATGATTCGAATCctcagattgcattgcttccattaCGTCAAGATTTACGAGCAAAATTTAATGAGACAGCAGCTTGGATTTATGCGAAGAAAATGAATGGGAAGCCTTATGGGTATCATAATATGATTTTCAGTTGGATCGATACTATAAGTAACAACTATCCACCACCATTGGATGCTCACGTG GTTGCATCTGTTATGACTGTGTGGAACAAGCTTCAACCAGACTACGCGGCTAGCATGTGGACAGAAGCCCTTAACAAGCGGCTGGGAACGAAG GGTCTTGATCTACCTGAAATCATAGTGGAATCAGAGAAACGTGGGATGACATTTGACAAATTGCTGACAATTCCTGAGAAAGATAATTGGGTCTACACTGATGGCCAATCAGCATCTTGTGTGGCCTACGTCCTCATGATGTACAAGGAGGCTGGACTCTTTGAACCAATTTCCAGCTCTATAGAAGTCACGGAGTTCACG ATAAAAGATGCTTACATCCTGAACTTCTTTGAAGCCAACATGACACGGCTTCCGTCGTGGTGCAACAAAGACGACACTGTGAAGCTCCCGTTTTGCCAAATCAAGGGCAGATATCGAATGGAACTGCCAGGATACAACGCCATGGAACCATACGCTCACATGAATGAAAGGTGTGCATCGCTGCCCCCGGACTACCTGAGGGATGAGAACTGCTGA